A single Salmo trutta chromosome 14, fSalTru1.1, whole genome shotgun sequence DNA region contains:
- the LOC115147873 gene encoding zinc finger protein GLIS2: MVSLDEPLDLKLPQASGRVRLGKRACSASICAPLSATRQRLLRNLPMTYPSPPPSPGTPLYHQERAGSCTPPAMDLSLSPSFRHAPSPSSRHAPSPSASPSSPLDYPPSCSPATPIYSREAALPRYLEGGASPQGFQIFLPIGTTGGGFNLPSSMFIGQPGEKRASPDPSSDEQLACRWMKCHLLFDSLQELVDHINDYHVKPEKDSGYCCHWEGCARNGRGFNARYKMLIHIRTHTNEKPHHCPTCNKSFSRLENLKIHTRSHTGEKPYICPYEGCSKRYSNSSDRFKHTRTHYVDKPYYCKMAGCLKRYTDPSSLRKHIKAHGHFVATQEQASSAGLGVFLKGGGLHGGNGRGVSEMGYVGGAHIIIPGGAAVASLLGGHHLGASLPLSAMCGPLDLSGLGHPGASLFSLCRGGGGLGWCDSSLLPFGLSTASVFGLASMGLGRLGRGES, from the exons ATGGTGTCATTGGACGAGCCTCTGGACCTGAAGCTTCCACAGGCCAGTGGGAGGGTCAGGTTGGGAAAGAGGGCGTGTTCGGCCTCCATCTGCGCCCCCCTCAGTGCCACACGACAACGTCTGCTACGTAACCTACCGATGACCtacccctcaccacctccctctccag GTACCCCCCTGTACCACCAGGAGAGGGCAGGTTCCTGCACCCCCCCTGCCATGGACCTgagtctctccccctccttccgaCACgcaccctccccctcctcccgccATGCACCCTccccctctgcctccccctcctcacccctggACTACCCACCCAGCTGCAGCCCAGCCACACCCATCTACTCCAGG gaAGCAGCTCTCCCTCGTTACCTGGAAGGCGGTGCTTCTCCGCAGGGCTTCCAGATCTTCCTGCCAATCGGGACCACAGGGGGCGGGTTCAACCTGCCCTCCTCCATGTTCATTGGTCAACCCGGGGAGAAGCGGGCGTCACCCGATCCCTCATCGGACGAGCAGCTGGCCTGCCGTTGGATGAAG TGCCACCTGCTGTTTGACTCGTTACAGGAACTGGTGGATCACATCAATGACTACCATGTCAAACCTGAAAAGGATTCTGGGTACTGCTGCCACTGGGAGGGCTGTGCCCGCAACGGGAGGGGATTTAACGCCAG GTACAAGATGTTGATCCACATCAGGACTCACACCAATGAGAAGCCTCACCACTGTCCCACCTGCAACAAGAGCTTTTCTCGCCTGGAGAACCTCAAgatacacacacgctcacacacag GAGAGAAGCCGTACATCTGTCCATACGAGGGCTGCAGCAAGCGCTACTCCAACTCCAGCGACCGCTTCAAGCACACGCGCACCCACTACGTCGACAAGCCATACTACTGCAAGATGGCTGGCTGCCTTAAACGCTACACCGACCCCAGCTCCCTCCGCAAACACATCAAGGCCCACGGACACTTCGTCGCGACCCAGGAACAGGCCTCCTCGGCCGGGCTCGGGGTGTTCCTCAAAGGGGGTGGTCTCCACGGAGGTAACGGTAGAGGGGTCTCCGAGATGGGCTATGTTGGCGGGGCCCATATTATCATCCCAGGAGGGGCCGCCGTGGCTTCTCTCCTAGGGGGCCACCATCTAGGGGCCTCGCTGCCCCTCTCGGCCATGTGTGGCCCCCTGGATCTCAGCGGACTAGGTCACCCTGGAGCCTCCTTGTTCTCACTATGTAGGGGAGGTGGGGGATTGGGTTGGTGTGATTCCTCCCTGCTCCCCTTTGGACTCTCGACTGCATCCGTGTTTGGGTTGGCTTCCATGGGTCTGGGGCGGCtagggagaggggagagc